Proteins encoded together in one Microbacterium oxydans window:
- the lgt gene encoding prolipoprotein diacylglyceryl transferase codes for MSLAFPSTVTNVLASIPSPPSSYWDFGPVRIHFYALCIIAGIIAATLLTNRRLTKRGAEPWVVIDISILAVPLAIIGARIFHVLTHPNFYFGEGRNTWNPFEPGSVWAIWEGGIAIFGALIGGAIGAYLGCRWTGIRFWTFADALAPGLLLAQAMGRFGNWFNHELFGLPTDLPWGLEIPTTYPWNGQPNTAFPPGLPEGTLFHPTFLYEVLWNGLGVIVLLWLGRKLFFQWGRLFAIYLIWYSAGRVVWESIRIDPSEIILGLRSNVWAAIIGILVGLAILIVQTRRHPGLEPSPYQPGREKTDPDADVQSQNNPSDFVDVSEPPTEEVTAGATATSTAPTSEDGSR; via the coding sequence ATGTCACTCGCGTTCCCCAGCACCGTCACCAACGTGCTCGCCAGCATCCCGAGCCCCCCGAGCTCTTACTGGGACTTCGGGCCCGTACGGATCCACTTCTACGCGCTGTGCATCATCGCCGGCATCATCGCCGCGACGCTCCTCACGAACCGCCGCCTGACGAAGCGGGGTGCGGAGCCGTGGGTCGTCATCGACATCTCGATCCTGGCCGTGCCGCTGGCGATCATCGGCGCGCGCATCTTCCACGTGCTCACCCACCCGAACTTCTACTTCGGCGAGGGCAGGAACACCTGGAACCCGTTCGAACCCGGCTCCGTCTGGGCGATCTGGGAGGGCGGGATCGCGATCTTCGGAGCTCTCATCGGCGGCGCGATCGGCGCCTACCTGGGCTGCCGCTGGACGGGCATCCGCTTCTGGACCTTCGCCGATGCGCTGGCGCCGGGCCTGCTGCTGGCCCAGGCCATGGGCCGCTTCGGCAACTGGTTCAACCACGAGCTCTTCGGACTCCCCACCGACCTCCCTTGGGGTCTCGAGATCCCCACGACCTACCCGTGGAACGGTCAGCCCAACACTGCGTTCCCCCCGGGTCTCCCCGAGGGCACACTGTTCCACCCGACCTTCCTCTACGAGGTGCTCTGGAACGGTCTCGGCGTCATCGTCCTGCTCTGGCTCGGACGCAAGCTCTTCTTCCAGTGGGGGCGCCTGTTCGCGATCTACCTCATCTGGTACAGCGCCGGCCGCGTCGTCTGGGAGTCCATCCGCATCGATCCGAGCGAGATCATCCTCGGTCTGCGCAGCAACGTCTGGGCGGCGATCATCGGCATTCTCGTCGGCCTCGCCATCCTGATCGTGCAGACGCGTCGCCACCCCGGACTGGAGCCCTCGCCGTACCAGCCGGGCCGCGAGAAGACCGACCCCGACGCTGATGTACAATCGCAGAACAATCCCTCTGACTTCGTGGACGTGAGCGAGCCTCCGACCGAAGAAGTCACCGCAGGAGCCACCGCCACAAGCACTGCTCCCACGAGCGAGGACGGCTCCCGATAA
- the trpC gene encoding indole-3-glycerol phosphate synthase TrpC translates to MVLADLTAGAVADAERRALSRPLAVVEREALARPAAKDALSFLAPADRVKIIAEVKRASPSRGALADIPDPAHQASLYETGGASAISVLTEERRFGGSLADLEAVTARVSLPVLRKDFIATRYQVLEARAAGADLVLLIVAGLEPDVLRDLFGFIGELGMTPLVETHSAEELEAAIDLGAPLIGVNARDLKTLELDRDLFGRLVERIPDTAVKIAESAVLTPADVVHYRSAGADVVLIGEALVTGDPVATLKSFLEA, encoded by the coding sequence ATGGTCCTCGCCGACCTGACGGCCGGCGCTGTCGCAGACGCTGAGCGTCGCGCTCTGTCGCGCCCCCTGGCCGTCGTCGAGCGGGAGGCGCTCGCGCGTCCCGCTGCCAAGGACGCGCTGTCGTTCCTGGCACCCGCCGACCGGGTGAAGATCATCGCCGAGGTCAAGCGGGCGAGCCCGTCCCGCGGCGCTCTCGCGGACATCCCCGATCCTGCGCACCAGGCGTCTCTCTACGAGACGGGTGGGGCCTCCGCGATCAGCGTCCTCACCGAGGAACGCCGCTTCGGCGGCAGCCTCGCCGACCTCGAGGCCGTCACGGCCCGGGTCTCGCTGCCGGTGCTGCGCAAGGACTTCATCGCGACCCGGTACCAGGTGCTCGAAGCACGGGCGGCCGGTGCCGACCTGGTGCTGCTGATCGTCGCCGGTCTCGAGCCCGATGTGCTTCGCGACCTCTTCGGCTTCATCGGCGAACTGGGCATGACGCCCCTCGTCGAGACGCATTCCGCCGAGGAGCTCGAGGCGGCCATCGACCTCGGTGCACCGCTGATCGGCGTGAACGCCCGCGACCTCAAGACCCTCGAACTCGACCGCGACCTCTTCGGGCGCCTGGTGGAGCGGATCCCCGACACAGCGGTGAAGATCGCGGAGTCCGCGGTGCTGACGCCCGCTGACGTCGTGCACTACCGCTCTGCGGGTGCCGACGTCGTCCTGATCGGCGAGGCACTCGTGACCGGCGACCCCGTCGCCACCCTCAAGAGCTTCCTGGAGGCATGA
- the hisF gene encoding imidazole glycerol phosphate synthase subunit HisF, whose amino-acid sequence MALACRVIPCLDVADGRVVKGVNFENLRDMGDPVELARHYAAQGADEITFLDVTATVDARATTYDVVQRTAEQVFVPLTVGGGVRTVDDVARLLSVGADKVGVNSAAIARPELLGEIADRFGAQVLVLSLDVKRAPTTSSGFVVTTHGGRTQTTLDALDWAREAVERGAGELLVNSIDADGTRDGFDLELVGLMREVASVPVIASGGAGQASDFAPAIKAGADAVLAASVFHTGALTVGDVKDALRAEGVLVR is encoded by the coding sequence ATGGCCCTCGCCTGTCGGGTCATCCCGTGCCTCGACGTGGCCGACGGCCGCGTCGTCAAGGGCGTGAACTTCGAGAACCTCCGCGACATGGGCGATCCCGTCGAACTGGCACGGCACTACGCCGCCCAGGGCGCGGACGAGATCACGTTCCTCGACGTCACGGCCACCGTGGATGCGCGCGCCACGACCTATGACGTGGTGCAGCGCACCGCGGAGCAGGTCTTCGTGCCGCTGACGGTCGGCGGGGGAGTGCGCACGGTCGACGACGTCGCCCGGCTGCTTTCTGTCGGCGCGGACAAGGTGGGCGTCAACTCCGCCGCGATCGCGCGTCCGGAGCTGCTCGGAGAGATCGCGGACCGCTTCGGCGCGCAGGTGCTCGTCCTGTCGCTCGATGTGAAGCGCGCCCCGACGACGTCCTCCGGTTTCGTGGTCACCACGCACGGCGGCCGCACGCAGACGACCCTCGATGCCCTGGACTGGGCGCGCGAGGCGGTCGAGCGCGGTGCCGGCGAGCTGCTCGTGAACTCGATCGACGCCGACGGCACCAGGGACGGTTTCGATCTCGAACTCGTCGGTCTGATGCGAGAGGTGGCATCCGTCCCCGTCATCGCCTCCGGCGGCGCAGGACAGGCCTCCGACTTCGCTCCGGCCATCAAGGCGGGCGCGGATGCGGTCCTGGCCGCGAGCGTCTTCCACACCGGCGCGCTCACCGTCGGCGACGTCAAGGACGCGCTGCGCGCGGAGGGAGTGCTCGTACGATGA
- the hisG gene encoding ATP phosphoribosyltransferase — MLRIAVPNKGSLSETAADMLAEAGYAGRRDPKTLHVIDAENDVEFFFLRPKDIATYVGSGAIDVGITGRDLLLDARMPGAREIEALGFAGSTFRFAAPTGRYTDVSELDGLRIATSYPGLVDAFLDERDIAVDLVPLDGAVESAVRLGVADAVADVVETGTTLRQAGLEVFGPVILESEAVLIAGPVDAEGADTLLRRLRGVMVARRFVMIDYDLPVALLDDAVKIAGGVESPTVSPLRDPEWVAVRVMVARSRVNPVMDALYALGARAILVTAIHNARL, encoded by the coding sequence ATGCTGCGCATCGCTGTTCCCAATAAGGGCTCGCTCTCCGAGACCGCCGCCGACATGCTCGCCGAGGCGGGCTACGCCGGTCGACGCGATCCCAAGACCCTGCACGTCATCGACGCCGAGAACGACGTCGAGTTCTTCTTCCTCCGTCCCAAGGACATCGCCACCTACGTGGGCTCCGGCGCCATCGACGTGGGGATCACCGGACGGGACCTCCTGCTCGACGCCCGGATGCCCGGTGCGCGCGAGATCGAGGCCCTCGGCTTCGCCGGGTCGACGTTCCGGTTCGCCGCGCCGACCGGCCGCTACACCGATGTGAGCGAGCTCGACGGGCTGCGCATCGCCACCTCGTACCCGGGTCTGGTGGATGCATTCCTCGACGAGCGCGACATCGCGGTCGACCTGGTGCCTCTCGACGGTGCCGTGGAGTCCGCCGTCCGCCTGGGCGTCGCCGATGCGGTCGCCGACGTCGTCGAGACCGGCACCACGCTCCGTCAGGCGGGGCTCGAGGTGTTCGGCCCGGTCATCCTGGAGTCGGAGGCCGTGCTGATCGCCGGCCCGGTCGATGCCGAGGGTGCCGACACGCTCCTCCGTCGCCTGCGTGGCGTGATGGTCGCCCGTCGCTTCGTGATGATCGACTACGACCTCCCGGTCGCCCTCCTCGACGATGCCGTGAAGATCGCCGGCGGCGTCGAGTCGCCGACCGTCTCGCCGCTGCGCGATCCCGAATGGGTCGCGGTGCGGGTCATGGTGGCGCGTTCGCGCGTCAATCCCGTGATGGATGCGCTCTACGCCCTGGGCGCGCGGGCGATCCTGGTCACGGCCATCCACAACGCGAGGCTCTGA
- the fmt gene encoding methionyl-tRNA formyltransferase, whose translation MRLVFAGTPAAAVPTLRRLATSHEIAAVVTRPDAPLGRKRVLTPSPVAQAAVELGLPVIKAARLDDAATAEISALQVDLGVIVAYGGLVREPLLSAPRSGWINLHFSLLPAWRGAAPVQRALIAGDRVLGASVFQLVPELDAGDVFALREIEVPATATAGEALEVLAQDGAELTAEVVAAIADGTATARPQEGEPSFAAKLTLPDGLLDWHEPVETVFARFRGVTPEPGAHTTVDGQPFKVLEAVPAADAEPLAPGRFRGTKSALHIGTGSTPLAVTRVQPAGKGAMNAVDWWRGQRGGDELQAGS comes from the coding sequence ATGCGCCTCGTCTTCGCCGGCACACCCGCTGCTGCCGTGCCCACCCTCCGCCGTCTGGCGACCTCCCACGAGATCGCCGCGGTCGTCACGCGGCCCGATGCCCCGCTCGGACGGAAGCGTGTGCTCACGCCCTCTCCGGTCGCTCAGGCGGCGGTCGAGCTCGGTCTCCCGGTCATCAAGGCCGCGCGCCTCGACGACGCCGCGACCGCCGAGATCTCCGCCCTCCAGGTCGACCTCGGGGTCATCGTCGCCTACGGCGGACTGGTGCGCGAGCCGCTGCTCTCCGCGCCGAGGTCCGGATGGATCAACCTGCACTTCTCGCTGCTGCCGGCCTGGCGCGGCGCCGCCCCCGTGCAGCGCGCGCTGATCGCCGGCGACCGGGTGCTCGGGGCGAGCGTGTTCCAGCTCGTTCCGGAACTCGATGCCGGCGACGTCTTCGCGCTCCGGGAGATCGAGGTCCCCGCGACCGCGACGGCCGGCGAGGCGCTCGAGGTGCTCGCCCAGGATGGCGCCGAGCTCACCGCGGAGGTCGTCGCAGCGATCGCGGACGGCACGGCCACGGCACGTCCGCAGGAGGGCGAGCCGAGCTTCGCGGCCAAGCTCACGCTTCCTGACGGTCTGCTGGACTGGCACGAGCCCGTCGAGACCGTGTTCGCACGCTTCCGTGGTGTGACCCCGGAGCCGGGTGCGCACACCACCGTGGACGGACAGCCCTTCAAGGTGCTGGAGGCCGTCCCCGCTGCAGACGCGGAGCCGCTGGCACCCGGGCGATTCCGCGGTACCAAGTCGGCCTTGCACATCGGCACAGGCTCCACGCCGCTGGCGGTCACGCGGGTCCAGCCCGCCGGAAAGGGCGCGATGAACGCGGTCGACTGGTGGCGCGGACAGCGCGGCGGCGACGAGCTGCAGGCCGGCTCATGA
- the trpA gene encoding tryptophan synthase subunit alpha — translation MSRVEEAIQRAQDAGRSAFVGYLPVGFPDLETSIQAAIALAENGVDIIELGPPYSDPVMDGAIIQEATTKALAAGFRMADLFTAIREITAATDVPVLVMTYWNPVMQYGIDRYADDLLAAGGAGLITPDITPDAAGEWIAASERTGLDRVFLAAPTSSDERLDLVVKSSTGFVYTVSTMGITGERTELDRAARTLVGRLREHGAHRACVGIGISTAEQIAGVSEYADGAIVGTALVRALRDGGVPALAEVTRNLAAGTSSARPDPEN, via the coding sequence ATGAGCCGCGTCGAAGAGGCGATCCAGCGTGCGCAGGACGCCGGCCGCAGCGCATTCGTCGGTTACCTCCCGGTCGGATTCCCGGATCTGGAGACGAGCATCCAGGCCGCCATCGCGCTGGCCGAGAACGGCGTCGACATCATCGAGCTGGGCCCGCCCTACAGCGACCCGGTCATGGACGGCGCGATCATCCAGGAGGCGACGACCAAGGCTCTGGCCGCGGGCTTCCGGATGGCCGACCTGTTCACCGCGATCCGCGAGATCACGGCCGCGACCGACGTGCCGGTGCTCGTGATGACCTACTGGAACCCGGTCATGCAGTACGGCATCGACCGGTACGCGGACGACCTGCTCGCCGCGGGTGGCGCGGGCCTCATCACCCCGGACATCACGCCGGATGCGGCAGGGGAGTGGATCGCCGCCAGCGAGCGGACCGGCCTCGACCGTGTCTTCCTCGCAGCCCCGACCTCGTCGGACGAGCGTCTCGACCTGGTCGTGAAGTCGTCGACCGGATTCGTGTACACCGTCTCCACGATGGGTATCACGGGCGAGCGCACCGAGCTCGACCGCGCCGCCCGCACCCTGGTCGGCCGCCTGCGCGAGCACGGCGCCCACCGCGCGTGCGTGGGCATCGGCATCTCGACCGCCGAGCAGATCGCGGGGGTGTCGGAGTACGCCGACGGCGCGATCGTCGGCACGGCACTCGTCCGCGCCCTCCGTGACGGCGGTGTCCCCGCCCTCGCCGAGGTCACCCGAAACCTGGCAGCCGGCACCTCGTCGGCCCGCCCCGATCCCGAGAACTAG
- a CDS encoding phosphoribosyl-ATP diphosphatase, with product MKTFDELFAELSVKAETRPEGSGTVAELDGGVHTIGKKIVEEAAEVWMASEYESQEAAAEEISQLLYHLQVMMIAKGLSLQDVYRHL from the coding sequence GTGAAGACTTTCGACGAGCTGTTCGCCGAGCTCAGCGTCAAGGCCGAGACCCGTCCTGAGGGATCGGGCACGGTCGCCGAGCTCGACGGCGGCGTGCACACGATCGGCAAGAAGATCGTCGAAGAGGCCGCCGAGGTGTGGATGGCGTCCGAGTACGAGTCCCAGGAGGCCGCTGCCGAGGAGATCTCGCAGCTGCTCTACCACCTCCAGGTCATGATGATCGCGAAGGGTCTCAGCCTGCAGGACGTCTACCGACATCTGTGA
- a CDS encoding Trp biosynthesis-associated membrane protein has product MTFAQRGRSLSVSGFLLAGAIGIISSTQTWLTVERADAGEAILVPGASALVLLAPLSLAVLALGAALAIAGKAVRVVFGVLAGATALFLGWSTLQLLLSEPFGAVAATVTEVTGLAGGDAVHEVVTRIVPSAWPYIALVGWVILLAASIVVLVTWRGWKAGGRRYRTDQAAVVHDGPVDAVDSWDELSRGTDPTR; this is encoded by the coding sequence ATGACCTTCGCACAGCGCGGCCGTTCGCTGTCCGTCTCCGGATTCCTCCTCGCCGGTGCGATCGGCATCATCTCGTCCACCCAGACCTGGTTGACGGTCGAGCGCGCCGATGCCGGTGAGGCGATCCTGGTGCCCGGCGCCTCCGCACTCGTGCTGCTCGCCCCGCTCAGCCTCGCGGTCCTGGCGCTGGGCGCCGCGCTCGCGATCGCGGGCAAGGCCGTGCGCGTCGTGTTCGGCGTGCTCGCCGGGGCGACCGCCCTGTTCCTCGGCTGGTCGACGCTTCAGCTGCTGCTGTCCGAGCCCTTCGGTGCCGTCGCGGCGACCGTGACCGAGGTGACGGGTCTCGCCGGCGGCGATGCGGTGCACGAGGTCGTGACACGCATCGTGCCGTCCGCCTGGCCGTACATCGCACTGGTCGGCTGGGTGATCCTGCTCGCCGCATCGATCGTGGTGCTGGTGACCTGGCGTGGATGGAAGGCCGGCGGACGGCGGTATCGCACCGACCAGGCCGCCGTGGTCCACGACGGACCCGTCGACGCCGTCGATTCCTGGGACGAGCTGTCCCGGGGAACCGATCCGACGCGCTGA
- the hisI gene encoding phosphoribosyl-AMP cyclohydrolase, which yields MNAADGADGLDRTVAHGSSVEERIAQVAFNADGLAPVIVQQWDTREVLMLAWVDAEALRRTLTSGRATYWSRSRREYWRKGDTSGHIQVVHEARLDCDGDAILLLVAQTGPACHTGTRTCFDTNDLEAIAGTDQP from the coding sequence ATGAACGCCGCAGATGGTGCAGACGGCCTCGACCGGACGGTGGCGCACGGCTCCTCCGTGGAGGAGCGCATCGCGCAGGTCGCCTTCAACGCGGACGGCCTCGCGCCCGTGATCGTGCAGCAGTGGGACACCCGCGAAGTGCTCATGCTCGCCTGGGTGGATGCGGAGGCGCTGCGCCGCACGCTGACCTCGGGACGTGCGACCTATTGGTCGAGGTCACGCCGCGAGTACTGGCGCAAGGGCGACACCTCCGGGCACATCCAGGTCGTGCACGAGGCGCGACTCGACTGCGACGGCGACGCTATCCTGCTGCTCGTGGCGCAGACCGGTCCCGCATGCCACACCGGCACCCGCACCTGTTTCGACACCAACGATCTCGAGGCCATCGCCGGGACGGATCAGCCATGA
- a CDS encoding HGxxPAAW family protein yields the protein MTNPIADPGHGHSPAAWTAVVIMLVGVTAGTVAFCFEQPILVVISVALIPIGAIVGWALSKAGYGVKGPKYAPKAH from the coding sequence ATGACCAACCCGATCGCCGACCCCGGCCACGGACACTCGCCTGCAGCCTGGACCGCCGTCGTGATCATGCTGGTCGGCGTGACCGCCGGCACCGTCGCATTCTGCTTCGAGCAGCCCATCCTCGTGGTGATCTCGGTCGCGCTCATCCCGATCGGCGCGATCGTCGGCTGGGCGCTCTCCAAGGCCGGCTACGGCGTGAAGGGTCCGAAGTACGCTCCGAAGGCGCACTAA
- the rpe gene encoding ribulose-phosphate 3-epimerase, translated as MELPRAPRINPSILAADFVNMQADLARIATADFAHVDVMDNHFVPNLTFGPQMVERIQATSPIPLDVHLMITDPERWAPGYAELGAASVTFHLEAAADPISLARRLRDIGSRAGVAVKPGTPVEGLYDVLDEFDQILVMTVEPGFGGQSFMPEMMPKLRALADEARRRGSQIWLQVDGGISDSTIELAAAAGADTFVAGSAVYGADDVEAAVTRLRDLARAASLEP; from the coding sequence GTGGAACTGCCCCGCGCCCCGCGCATCAACCCGAGCATCCTCGCCGCCGACTTCGTGAACATGCAGGCGGATCTCGCCCGGATCGCGACGGCCGACTTCGCGCACGTCGACGTGATGGACAACCATTTCGTCCCGAACCTGACGTTCGGCCCGCAGATGGTCGAGCGGATCCAGGCGACGAGCCCGATCCCGCTCGACGTCCACCTGATGATCACGGACCCGGAGCGGTGGGCTCCCGGCTACGCCGAGCTCGGCGCGGCCAGCGTCACGTTCCACCTCGAGGCGGCCGCGGATCCGATCTCCCTCGCCCGGCGACTGCGCGACATCGGATCCCGTGCCGGGGTGGCGGTCAAGCCGGGGACCCCGGTGGAGGGCCTGTACGACGTGCTCGACGAGTTCGACCAGATCCTCGTGATGACGGTCGAGCCGGGCTTCGGCGGACAGAGCTTCATGCCCGAGATGATGCCGAAGCTCCGTGCGCTCGCGGACGAGGCGCGTCGACGCGGATCGCAGATCTGGCTCCAGGTGGACGGGGGGATCTCGGACTCCACGATCGAGCTCGCCGCCGCCGCCGGAGCCGACACGTTCGTGGCCGGGTCCGCCGTGTATGGCGCCGATGACGTCGAGGCGGCCGTCACCCGGCTCAGAGACCTCGCGCGAGCCGCTAGCCTGGAACCGTGA
- a CDS encoding RsmB/NOP family class I SAM-dependent RNA methyltransferase, with amino-acid sequence MSDDARGRRSPQPHGRRSSGRPSGDGSRAGQRGPTRTVQPARRVAYDVLRAVSETDAYANLVLPTAIAEARLGPQDAALATELTYGTLRRLGTYDAIIAAAADRSADSIDPAVLDALRLAVHQLLATRVASHAAVNESVNLVATAAGRGASSFANAVLRRITRDSGEAWQERIEEEARSDDERLALRSAHPVWVIRALRRALAAEGRGEELDALLEADNASPEVTLVALPGLAEPGEPHLPYAPTAFASPGGDPRRSVEASGGTVRVQDEGSQLVALALAGAAPIAEGERWLDLCAGPGGKTALLAAVAREHGVTLEANEVVPVRARLVRKALRAVPGEVVVHEEDGRELAAARPGEFDRILVDAPCTGLGALRRRPEARWRKSPADVAELVPLQVELLSAALEALAPGGIVAYVTCSPHLAETTGVVQEVLRGRSDIVELDARQAVADVAVSPIDLAEEGRSSSGSAQLWPHRHGTDAMFLALLQRTGTTNTSGKED; translated from the coding sequence ATGAGCGACGACGCACGCGGCCGCCGGTCGCCGCAGCCGCACGGTCGACGCTCATCCGGTCGGCCTTCGGGCGACGGGAGCCGCGCGGGACAGCGCGGGCCCACACGCACGGTGCAGCCCGCGAGGCGAGTCGCGTACGACGTGCTGCGCGCGGTGTCGGAGACCGATGCCTACGCCAACCTCGTGCTCCCGACGGCGATCGCCGAGGCCCGACTCGGTCCGCAGGACGCGGCTCTCGCGACCGAGCTCACGTACGGCACCCTGCGTCGGCTCGGCACCTACGACGCGATCATCGCCGCCGCAGCCGATCGCTCGGCCGACAGCATCGATCCCGCCGTGCTCGATGCCCTGCGACTCGCCGTCCATCAGCTCCTCGCGACGCGGGTGGCCTCCCACGCCGCGGTGAACGAGTCCGTGAACCTCGTGGCCACGGCGGCCGGTCGCGGCGCGTCGAGCTTCGCGAATGCGGTCCTCCGGCGCATCACCCGGGATTCGGGCGAGGCGTGGCAGGAGCGCATCGAAGAGGAGGCGCGGTCCGACGACGAGCGTCTGGCGCTGCGGTCGGCCCACCCGGTGTGGGTGATCCGAGCGCTCCGTCGGGCCCTGGCGGCGGAGGGGCGCGGTGAGGAGCTCGATGCCCTCCTCGAAGCCGACAACGCCTCGCCGGAGGTCACCCTCGTGGCGCTCCCGGGGCTCGCGGAGCCCGGCGAGCCGCACCTCCCGTACGCGCCGACGGCCTTCGCATCGCCCGGTGGCGATCCGCGTCGATCCGTCGAGGCGTCGGGCGGCACCGTCCGCGTGCAGGACGAGGGCTCGCAGCTCGTCGCTCTCGCCCTGGCCGGTGCGGCTCCGATCGCCGAGGGGGAGCGGTGGCTCGATCTGTGCGCCGGTCCCGGCGGGAAGACGGCGCTCCTGGCGGCGGTCGCCCGGGAGCACGGCGTCACCCTGGAGGCCAACGAGGTCGTGCCGGTGCGCGCGCGCCTGGTGCGCAAGGCTCTGCGGGCGGTGCCGGGCGAGGTCGTCGTGCACGAGGAGGACGGCCGTGAGCTCGCCGCCGCCCGCCCCGGCGAGTTCGATCGGATCCTGGTCGATGCGCCGTGCACCGGACTGGGGGCGCTCCGCCGCCGCCCCGAGGCGCGGTGGCGGAAGTCGCCGGCTGACGTCGCAGAGCTGGTGCCGCTGCAGGTCGAGCTGCTCTCGGCCGCGCTGGAGGCGCTGGCTCCGGGCGGCATCGTCGCCTACGTCACCTGCTCGCCCCATCTCGCCGAGACCACCGGCGTCGTGCAGGAGGTGCTGCGCGGGCGCTCCGACATCGTGGAGCTCGACGCACGTCAGGCCGTCGCCGACGTCGCGGTGTCTCCGATCGATCTCGCGGAAGAGGGCCGATCGAGCTCGGGCAGCGCGCAGCTCTGGCCGCACCGTCACGGCACCGACGCCATGTTCCTCGCACTCCTGCAGCGCACCGGAACGACGAACACCTCTGGGAAGGAAGACTAG
- the trpB gene encoding tryptophan synthase subunit beta produces the protein MRRTERAERVEGSLRDQHGPFFGDFGGRFMPESLIAAIDELTVAYEEAIVDPEFRAELAHLLSSYAGRPSAITEVPRFAEHAGGARIFLKREDLNHTGSHKINNVLGQALLTKRLGKTRVIAETGAGQHGVATATAAALFGLECTIYMGEVDTERQALNVARMRLLGAEVIPVTSGSRTLKDAINDAYRDWVASVETTNYIFGTAAGPHPFPAMVRDFQKIIGEEARAQLLDEVGRLPDAVVACVGGGSNAIGMFDAFLDDEGVKLYGVEAAGDGVDTEKHAASIERGRPGVLHGAKTYVLQDEDGQTVESHSISAGLDYPGVGPEHSWLADIGRAEYIPATDDEAMQALRLLSRTEGIIPAIESAHALAGALRIGRELGPDGLIAICLSGRGDKDMDTAARYFELYDEAAVAHDVTEESDEEDQASKGEPQL, from the coding sequence ATGCGTCGTACTGAGCGAGCCGAGCGAGTCGAAGGGAGCCTGCGCGATCAGCACGGCCCCTTCTTCGGCGATTTCGGCGGCCGTTTCATGCCCGAGTCGCTGATCGCCGCGATCGACGAGTTGACCGTCGCGTACGAGGAGGCGATCGTCGATCCGGAGTTCCGGGCCGAGCTCGCGCACCTGCTCAGCTCTTACGCCGGGCGACCGTCCGCGATCACCGAGGTTCCGCGCTTCGCGGAGCATGCGGGGGGCGCGCGCATCTTCCTCAAGCGGGAAGACCTGAACCACACGGGATCGCACAAGATCAACAACGTGCTCGGACAGGCACTGCTCACCAAGCGTCTCGGCAAGACCAGGGTCATCGCCGAGACCGGTGCAGGACAGCACGGTGTCGCGACCGCCACAGCCGCTGCGCTGTTCGGGCTGGAGTGCACCATCTACATGGGCGAGGTCGACACCGAGCGTCAGGCGCTCAACGTCGCACGCATGCGCCTTCTCGGCGCCGAGGTGATCCCGGTCACCTCGGGCTCGCGCACGCTCAAGGACGCGATCAACGACGCGTACCGCGACTGGGTGGCGTCTGTCGAGACGACGAACTACATCTTCGGCACCGCAGCGGGACCGCACCCGTTCCCCGCGATGGTCCGCGACTTCCAGAAGATCATCGGCGAAGAGGCTCGCGCACAGCTGCTCGACGAGGTCGGACGACTCCCCGACGCCGTGGTCGCCTGCGTGGGCGGCGGCTCCAACGCCATCGGCATGTTCGATGCGTTCCTCGACGACGAGGGCGTCAAGCTCTACGGCGTGGAGGCGGCGGGAGACGGCGTCGACACGGAGAAGCACGCGGCATCGATCGAACGCGGGCGCCCCGGCGTCCTGCACGGCGCGAAGACCTATGTGCTCCAGGACGAAGACGGGCAGACGGTCGAATCGCACTCGATCTCCGCCGGCCTCGACTACCCGGGCGTCGGACCCGAGCACTCCTGGCTCGCCGACATCGGTCGGGCCGAGTACATCCCGGCGACCGACGACGAGGCCATGCAAGCACTGCGTCTGCTCAGCCGCACCGAGGGGATCATCCCCGCGATCGAATCGGCGCACGCCCTCGCCGGCGCGCTGCGCATCGGCCGTGAGCTGGGTCCGGACGGCCTGATCGCCATCTGCCTCTCCGGCCGCGGCGACAAGGACATGGACACCGCGGCACGCTACTTCGAGCTCTACGACGAGGCCGCTGTGGCGCACGACGTGACCGAGGAGAGCGACGAGGAAGACCAGGCGTCGAAGGGGGAGCCTCAGCTATGA